TTCAATGCACCTAGGTTTTATTTTAGGAAAATAATAATGATGAGTTAATTTTAAATGATCTTCTTTAATAAAGTTTTGGTCTCTTAGTCCCATGATCAAAACGACATCTGAACTAGACCAGAGAACAGCTAATTAAGAATAACAACATTCACTTTGCATAAAAAGAACAAGGTAAATCATATGATGTTTAACTGTGTAAACTAGGATGTAAGTTACATCTGTCATTATGTTTAAAACTAGTGATTCATACAATCAATGCTAATGCATTCAATAGAAGCTGACTAACTGAGACAACATCAAAAATCAATGAGAATTTGTATTAGCAGAAAGGATCTAGTATTGACACTTCTATGAGTGACACTGAGAAAAATAAGAATGGAGACAATTCATTACCAGCTTCTTTGGCAGCACGGAAGAGAAGTTCCTCTATCAAACTTTGGGCAGGATCTCCATCTGGAAACCTTTCCATGAAACTTTGTACATGTAAGACAACCTCTTCATTGCTCAGATATTGGTACAGACCATCAGAAGAGAGAACAAGGAACTGATCATTTGCTCCCAGCTTATAGTGGCAAAGTGAAGGTGTACAAGATATATATGGTGCAGTGCCCACATAGTCATTCCGGAACATTTCCAACAATGCATCATTCCACTTGGGCTGTGAAAAAAGCAGAGTGAAAATGTAAAGAACTTCTGATCAATACAGGAAAGGCTTTTTTTCTAGCAAGAAACTTAGAATATATTTCTTTTTTCATTATTACATGGGAACATCTAGGAAGACAACTTGGCGTGGCCGCGCGGATAACGGATACAGCTTAATGGAAAGAACAGTACCTGTTTGAGAAAACCAGCCCCAAAAGCTCTTGTGACTTTCAGTTTTCCTTTTACTCTGCCATTTACTATGCATTTATTGTCATCTGGATGTTCTTGTCTTATTCTAAGTACTTCCTGTAGAAACAAAAACCCATTTAAGAGAAAAGAGACAACTTCTCAAGAACATGTCACGAGCAAAGATAGATCCAGTAGAGAACTTCTATCCAGTAAAACCAAACTATAAGCAAAGAAAAGCTAGCAAATACACCGTTAGATTAGTTAGTGGAAATCCTCTATATAGATATTCAATAATTCATTTCTCTGTGAAACCTGATATGAAAGAAATAAAATCAGAAGCTAACTTGTTcatgaattttcattacctaacagGGAAAAGTAAATAAAGGCCCCACTCAAAACACCTTATTCGCCATATTATAGAATGAAAAAATTTGAGCCAGCCGATTGAGCAAATCCTTAAATTAAATGCACAATTCTTGGATACAAACTTACTTCCTGGATGCTCGTGCTGTGATCAACTGATAGCTGCAATGCTCCCAATACCAATTCTTGATTGGATCCTTCAATTTCCAAACTCTCTCCATTTCCTCCAACCCTCACATTGGCGTTTCCTTTTGGTCTATACTGTGCCACAATTGCTCGGCTGTCTCCTACATTCATCACATAGACATCTTCATCCCTCATCAAGACAACCAGTAGGCAGGATCCCATCAGGGCCAGCTCAGGGTTGCAGTCCATCACCTTATTCGCCATCTCCAAGTACTCGTGCTCTGTGGTGTCCAATGCCCGTGCAAGCGCTGCCAAAACCAATCCATGGTCAGGCACAGgacccttcttcctcttcctgcGTCTACAGGTCGTGGTGACTTCTTTGATCTCTTTGACCTTTTCCTCGGAATCGTATCTCCACTTGGGAAACCACATCCTCCGGCCATCCTTCCGCCAGCTACTGACCCCATACCTCATCTTCGACAAAGTGAAAGCGAACCCACCAGACCCTGCAGAGATGGCAAGTTCACCATCGCCCTCGGCAAGCAACTCCCAGAGCCGCTTTCCAACCCTGGAGTCCTCTTGAAAGGCGACCATTTTCTCGTTCCCTACATCTAAATCTGCATCCTCGTGtgtgccctctccgacttcttCCCAGAAAAGCCCGCGGAGCTCGCTCAAAACCGCAGGGTAAAGATGTCCAACTAGGAATTCTGGAGCTTCTGGTCCATTGAACCCATCGTAGATCCCGACGAAGAGCCACCGCTGCTCCTCGGAGACGACCACGTGGACCCGGTCTTCCCCGGCTTTCCCGTGAGCCCACTGCACGTTCTCCTCGGTGATGGACGCAGAGGGAATGACTTCCTGATCGCCTTGCCGAGCGGGGAAGCTCCGGAGGGGAAAGACCCACGGACGATTCTTCTCCGATATGCTCCGTCGCAGGAGCATCGGATTCCGGAGCCTACCGGCGATGCCgcgacgcttcttcttcttcccgaggGGACCAGAGAAGGCCACAGGCTCAAGGGGGCCAGAGAGCGCCCCCCGCTCGATCGGGCCGGAGAGAAAGAACCCGCGATCGAGCGGCCCGGAGGCCGCCGCAGCGGCGGATATCTGGAGCGGAATGGCCGAGAAGGACGAAGAGCTCCGGAAACCAGCAGCTCTAGGGCGGCCAGCAGGGTCGTACAAAGGAAGAGGCGCGGACGAGTTGGCGGAGACGGACGCACCGGAGATGGTCTTGAAAGCAATCTCCCCTCCACCACCCACCACACATCCGCCTCCATCTCCGGACGAAAGGGAGGAGGATCTGGAGTGGACGGGGGAGGACGAGCGGAGATAGCAGAAGGAGTGGCCCAGGGCCTCATCAAGTGGCCCGAGATCACAGATCGGTTGGCCCCCATCGCCGTCACCGGCTTCATCTCCGGCGCCGGAGGGGCGTAGGCAGCGGAGAAGACGATGACGTGAGGCGCCGCTCCCCATCGCCGCCCAAATCCCTCGCTCTCTCTTTCGAGTTAGCGGAAGTAAAAAAGGAAGGCAAAAACTCAAAACTAACTCGGATACCAAACCCCCTTTTCTACACACTTTCTCACCTCGGCCGACTACGCGTCCGCCGGCCCGCTGCCAATCAGCTAGCTATTCCAAATTGACCAATTATAAGCGAGGTGGGCAGCCGTGTAGAATAGCTCAAACAGTGAGCAGTGGTCCCCGTCTGCTACGACAGGTTCGCTGCGCTGCCTGACGGGCTCTCGCTCTCCCCGCCTTTCGCCTCGGCGACAACGATGACGTGGCACAACTCTCTACGACGTGGCATTCTCACGGAACGAGTCAACCGCGCTTCTCCTGCGCCTGTTGTTGAGCCGCGTGTCGTGTTGGACGGCAGGGATCGATCACCATGACGTCAGTCGTCTCGGAGTCAACCGGCGGCCCGAGCATGCTTTCCCGTATTGGAATTTTATGgattaggattaggattattTGATAAACTATTCGATTAACCAAGTTGTTAAAATAGTTGTTGAAGCTCAATTTATTCGTTTTTAAGCTTTAGGCGCtttgtttaatttgaattttattattagaattaaagtattatttaatatttaaattcatttatccattttgatattatacttgtttatttttttacAGATTGTGATGAGCGTGTGTACGAGTGTAATCATTTTTTaactataattatttattttaataaaaaaatattgacaaatataatttataaatattattaatgaaGTCCAaggtgaaaaaaaaatcaaaaggtactttatttttcttattaCCAAAAAAACTACCTATTTTGACTCTCAATAATGCTTATCTTCTAGCGTTATTAgaatttgtaatatttttttttgttaaacctattTTAGCATATGTTGGATCGATCGCATGTGAAAGGGGGATAaattacataatttttaaaatcgcATTttgtcaattttaaaattatgagtacacagcggaaa
This genomic stretch from Zingiber officinale cultivar Zhangliang chromosome 7A, Zo_v1.1, whole genome shotgun sequence harbors:
- the LOC122001621 gene encoding probable protein phosphatase 2C 26, producing MGSGASRHRLLRCLRPSGAGDEAGDGDGGQPICDLGPLDEALGHSFCYLRSSSPVHSRSSSLSSGDGGGCVVGGGGEIAFKTISGASVSANSSAPLPLYDPAGRPRAAGFRSSSSFSAIPLQISAAAAASGPLDRGFFLSGPIERGALSGPLEPVAFSGPLGKKKKRRGIAGRLRNPMLLRRSISEKNRPWVFPLRSFPARQGDQEVIPSASITEENVQWAHGKAGEDRVHVVVSEEQRWLFVGIYDGFNGPEAPEFLVGHLYPAVLSELRGLFWEEVGEGTHEDADLDVGNEKMVAFQEDSRVGKRLWELLAEGDGELAISAGSGGFAFTLSKMRYGVSSWRKDGRRMWFPKWRYDSEEKVKEIKEVTTTCRRRKRKKGPVPDHGLVLAALARALDTTEHEYLEMANKVMDCNPELALMGSCLLVVLMRDEDVYVMNVGDSRAIVAQYRPKGNANVRVGGNGESLEIEGSNQELVLGALQLSVDHSTSIQEEVLRIRQEHPDDNKCIVNGRVKGKLKVTRAFGAGFLKQPKWNDALLEMFRNDYVGTAPYISCTPSLCHYKLGANDQFLVLSSDGLYQYLSNEEVVLHVQSFMERFPDGDPAQSLIEELLFRAAKEAGLDFHELLDIPQGDRRKYHDDVTVMVISLEVDGRIWKSSGKCVKC